Below is a genomic region from Raphanus sativus cultivar WK10039 chromosome 4, ASM80110v3, whole genome shotgun sequence.
CCCCGTTACACCAAAATTTGAGGACTCTTGTTTAAGATAAGTATAGTTAAAACTTAGGAGTCtttgaattaataaaagatATGCAGTTCCCTAGATAGCTATAATGGCGAGACCGTCCATAAAACCAATGCAATGAATGAACAGATGTCCTCAAAAGGGAAGAAGTGAGAATAGAAAGAAAGATTCAACATCAAGCAAACGCATTACcagaaattaaaatatcagACAAAAAGCGTTTCGTTTATTTTAGTTAACAAcgaaaaaaacacaaaagagtTAAAGTGTCTCTCTCTGCTTTTTTCGTTTCTCCCTCACAAACGTCGAAACCTCGTGTTCCCACCGCCAAATCTGATTAAGCTGTTTTATCTCTTTTTGTCTTCTCAATATTTCTGTGTGTTTTTCGGTTCGACTAGTGAGAAATGATGAAGAGAGGGACGTTAGAAGAAGTTGGAATCATCGGAGGATTGGTCTTAGCTCAGGTTGTCTACGCCGGAAACTCGGTGTTACTGAGTCAGTTCTTGTCTCTTGGAGTGGACCCGCTTCTCATCGTTATCTTCTGCACCTTGGCATCGTTTGTTCTCATCAGTCCTCTTGCTTTTCTCCTTGAAAGGTagctttattttcttatgttttaaaCCATAACTCATTGATTCAGttaaactttatttatattCCTTCTTATTTTTTGCTAGtggttttatgtttttggtgGTGGGTATTTGCAGGAATCTTTGGCCGAGAAGTCTAAGTTTCAAGTTGCAGACAAAACTTGTTTACGTTTCTGTTGTCGGGTAAAGTCCTTTTGGTTTCTGCATGCTTTTGCTTACTTTCATAATTATGATATTAAACAAGTGGTTAAAatgatttccaaaaaaaaaacaagtggtTATTTAATCAAGAAAGAGTATGTGTATGAAACAGAGTAACTCTGTTCCAGTGGTTATTCTTAGAAGGAATGAAACACACCTCTGCATCAATGGCTACAGCTATGCCTAATCTCGCTCCTGCTTTCATTTTCGTCATTGCTTGGGCTGCTGGGTACAATCCTTTGCTTTTCTGTTCGTTTGTActgttaattatataaaaactacTTTAATTAATTCATTAATGGTTTTGAATAATTGACATTGTTAAGGATGGAGAAAGTGAAGCTAAGTTGTATGTACAGTAGAGTTAAGATGGGAGGCACGGTGTTGTGCGTGATGGGAGCTTTCGTTATGAGCTTAATGCACAGTTCTACAGCCACATCGAGCTCGGTCAAAGCTTTGCCTATTGTCCCTGACGATGTCGTTTTGGACAAAGAGAAGATATTAGGTTGCATATGTCTCCTCCTTTCCATATGCTGCTTGTCGTCTAGTATTGTCCTCCAGGTTTATCCTCATGCCTCTTCTTAGCACAAGAGCACTTATATATCATTTACTGTCGATAATCGATGCTAATCCGGTTTTATTTTTGCTTGTGCAATCACATTGATCGTCCCAATTAGGCATCCATACTGGTTGAGTTTCCAGCGATATCAATGTTTTCAATTGTTACTTTGATCGGTGGGATCTCCACGATAGCTTTGCAATATGTTCTTAAGGGGAGTATGGAAATGGGAAGTGCATCAATAATCGGTCTTGGCCACCTTGTGGGATTTGCAGTACTGGTACATATATTCTTCGATAATCATATTAAAGTGTGCAACATTTGAGTGTGTTGAAACATTGttataagaatttttttgtaGGGAGGGTCGGTGAGTGGAGGAGGTATATGTTTTAATGCATGGGTGATTAAGAGGAAAGGACCGGTGATTGTATCTCTCTTTAGTCCAATTGCTACTGTGGTATGTGTTCTTGTCTCTGCTTTCTCCATGAAAGAGAGTTTCAACCTCGGAAGGTATTTTGCTTTTgcagtttttttccttttcaaagtatgatattttggaaaaaaatattttgaacaacTTTCAAAGTCattcatcttttttttccttgtgtTTGTCTGTTGTGAAATTAGCTTTGCGGGAATGGGATTGATGTTCGGAGGACTCTACTTTGTTCTGTGGGCTAAGGGGAAAGAAGATTGTGGAGAAGGTgacgaagaaaaagaagatgaagaagaaggaagtgTGCTTAGAACAGAGTTTGATCTTGAGAAGCCTCTCTTGCGTTAAAGTCTTGTTTTCTTAATGCTCATGTTAATTTAGTGTAGTTCTAAAAGAATTATATGTGTGTGTAAGTGTAGttttaaaagaattatatatgtgtgtgaaGCCAACATAGTTAGACCGAAAAAAATCCCATACAGGTTTAAAGATTTCCTATCGAATACATCTGGCACTTGACAATCTCCTTCATATAGAAAGATAATGGTTAAAGCTCATATGCAGATTAGCGAGCGTTATATACGTTGTAGAGGTACGTTTAGCAACTCTTTTTGACCTACAATGGATTTTGTGCTCGGTTGCTTCTGCGTTAGGGAATGCACCTTATGGACACTAGTAAACGAGATTATTGTCATAAAGAACTCTGCTTGGAAAATTAGAAGTGAATGCTTTAATCATGATTTATATAAGGACTAACGATTCTTTGTGTTTAGAAAACCATCAGGTTGGATAGTTCTTTGCTTAACTTTCTTTAGATCAAAACTTTGTTATAACATactagtttttaaataaataaaatgtttgattATATTATTAAAGGGTTGCAATGAAATTTCTACAAAAGTtatacattattatttattttttttgggcaaaaaGTGATACATTTAAAAGGGAATTTTATATAGGGTGTTAACATTTTTCTTGGATCATGCTGTACTGTTTAGAGAAAAAGTGATGGGGTTTGTTGTTCTTGTCGGTTCCCTTAATTAAAATATGGGTAACCATTTTCCTTATAGTCGATTACACATAATTTGGATgagaattattattaatttattaaacacAGATTTCTTTTTGTGTCAGAAGAGTTGAATAGATAGAGTGAAAATTGAGATCGAAGCAAAGCTAAGTAGTTAACACTATGTATTCCATTTGTACGCCTCTTCTTTACTCAACTTTTTTATTGTTACAACAACTCAAATTCAAATCTTTGCGTTTTCTATTCTAAATGTGATATTTACATATTCTTTGATCTGAAAGTCACACAGagacttgaagaagaaagaCAACTTTACTTTTTATTTCGTGTTTTCGACTTGAGAAACAATTACAGAGATCATTGTTCTTTTATACACAAACTCTAATCTTATCCGCAAGCTGGCATCAGCTAATGATTACACAAGAGTCCAAACATTCAAATCTGTTGGAGGTCAAGATTCCCTTAGCTGTCATCTTCGTACACTCTTGACGGCAAGGACTTTTGTTGCTCATTTGTCTGCTTGTAACGGTAAGTGCTTTAACAGCTAAGATATGATCAGTCTTTGAAGCCTTTGGTTGTGTCGGAGTCTTTGCGAAACTGATACCTTCTGCTTGAGACGAAGTGTTTTCCCCACTTAGCTTAATACCCTCCCTCAAACTTGGAGTCGGAGGAAAGGAGACACCAAGTTTGTTGCGCAACCTGAAGAAAGGTTCTTGTGCCAACGATTTTATGAACACATCCGCAAGCTGGAGACGAGCTGGAATGTGTTTTACCTCCAATGCCTTCAAAGCAACTCTTTCTCTAACATAGTGATAGTCAATATCAAAATGTTTAGTTCGTTTGTGGAACATTGGGTTTGCAGTAAGGCACACCGCTGATAGACTATCACACAACATCAATGGAGTTACTGACTGCTGCAAACCCATGATCTTCAACAGGTTTTGTAACCAAACGACTTCAGACGCAGCTTGAGACCAACTGCTTGATCCCACACTTAGACAAATGACTCAAGAACGGTTTGTTTATGAACTCCCCTCCACCATCACACTGAAACTGCATTATCTTTTGTTGACACTGGGTTTCTACCATACTTTGGAATCGAAGAAACACTGAGAAGAAATCAGACTTTTGCTTTAAAGGATAGAACCATGTAAACCTTGATTTATTGTCAACAAAGATTACATAATACTTAAACCCTTGAGTGGAGACAACTGGACTAGTACCCCATAAATCACAGTGTATCCTCTCTAGTGGTTTAGTTGCAACAGTTTCAGAAGCTAAAAAGGGAAGTCTACTACTCTTTCCTACTTGACATGCATCGCAGATAGTCTTTGAGCTTGTCTTATTCATACTTATTGCCTGAAGTCGTGAAAGCAGTTGAAGGATGTCCATGTGAGGATGACCCAACCGTTGATGCCAAACCCCAGCACTTGTAGCCTGTTGCCGGTTAGAGTAAAAAGCTTGAAAACGTGCATCCTTCAACATATACAGATCTTTAAGCATGCTTCCTTGTGTTATCACTGCCTTTGTTACCTTGTCCTTTACAAACACATGATCAGAATCAAAGGTAAACTCACAAGGAAAGTCTCTAGTTAACTTAGACACAGACAACAAGTTCTTTGTGATCTCAGGACAGACCAAAACATCAGCAAGTGGCAACATAGTACCTTGAGTAGTGTGAAGAGCGACTGAGCCAACATGAGTGATTGGAAGAAAATCACCATTTCCAACAATCACCTGATCATTGCCAACATATGGCTCCGAAGACTGAAGGTTTGAGACGTTGTTGGTGATGTGAGACGATGCTCCAGAATCGGGATACCACTCCTGACCTGCCATTTGTTCTGCAGACAGCTTCATGGTTGCCAGCGCGTTGTGCACATTGTCAGACGCTTGGTAGTCTTGATCAAAGCGGTTATAGCACTTTGCAGCCGAATGACCAAAACGACCACATATCTGACATGTGGGTCTGCTGTTGGAACCAGACGAACCCGAGAACTGCTGCTGGAAACCTCTGCCACGAGTAGAGTAAGATCCAGAACCCCTTCCTCTGTAGCCTCCTTTGTATCCACGACCTCTTGGAGAGTAGCCTCGACCAGCGTTGAAAGCGAGGTGAGGGTTCACATCAGGAGTTTGGTTGTGAATCTGAAGCTTGTCGTCAAAGGTGATGAGCTTAAACACTGCATCGTCAAAGCTCATCTGTGGAACAGAGTCCATAGAGTGTTCGATGACTGTGCAGATCGACTTGTACTCCTTTCCCAAACCACTTAGCGCACTATAAATCATCTCCTGCTCAGTGATGGGACAACCAATGGAGTGGAGTTGATCACACACAGCTTTGACGTCGCCAAGGTACGTAGCCATACTCTTCTGCTGTTTAGACATGGCTTGAAGTTTTCTCTGAAGATCCAACTTTCTTGTCGCCGACACACGATTGTACTTCTGACCAAGGCTGACCCAGACTTCGTGCGACGATTGGAGACCGTAAACGGAACGTAACGCTTCTTCGGAGAGTGAGCCAAACAGCCACGCCATGACAAGTTGATCACGACGTATCCATTTGACAAACTCATGGTTTGCTGCTTCAGTTTCCACATCATCGACTCGTGCAGTGACAGTGGGTGAAGGACGAGGTGTGGTGCCGTTGATGAAGCCAAGCAGGGACTGACTTGAAAGAAATGACTCAAACTGAGTTttccacaagagatagtttgtAGAAGACAACTTCAGAGTTACACACTGAGAAATGCTCAACGTTGGAGTGGAAAACGTGTCTGTGGTTTCTTccatagctctgataccatgaaagtcACACAGagacttgaagaagaaagataactttactttttatttCGTGTTTTCGACTTGAGAAACAATTACAGAGATCATTGTTCTTTTATACACAAACTCTAATCTTATCCGCAAGCTGGCATCAGCTAATGATTGCACAAGAGTCCAAACATCCAAATCTGTTGGAGGTCAAGATTCCCTTAGCTGTCATCTTCGTACACTTTTGACAGCAAGGACGTTTGTTGCTCATTTGTCTGCTTGTAACGGTAAATGCTTTAACAGCTAAGATAGGATCAGTCTTTGAAGCCTCTGGTTGTGTCGGAGTCTTTGCGAAGCTGATACCTTCTGCTTGAAACGAAGTGTTTTCCCCACTTAGCTTAATATGATCAGCTTTTTGTTAAAATCATGATTACCATGCCTATATTAAAAGTTTAATGCAGTCTTGCCTAGTGTATATGTAGTGTATCACTGTATGACTACAAgttcaatttttaaatacatGATCTTGTTTATTACTTTTCAGTAGCCACATTTACTATTCTATTAATATCTAAATGCTTTGTATGGAATAAAACGTGAACTGTGGCTCTAGTCAATAATCCTTAAAACGTCCAACTATATATCATCAAACAGATGGTAGTATTTATTTTTGCTAAATGGTACTAAATTTGAAAATGCTATAGTCCTTATCATGAACCATTCcttaaaagtgaaaaaaatataaagagttaAACAATATGAATATCAAGCTTGTTGAAACTGTAGTCACAAAAATTCTATCCCGGTTAGAGGATTCAAAATATTTAGGCACTAATCATACTTGAATCCTCTCCAAGTTGAtttgtctttttcttcatttgaaATCAGAGCAATGAGTATAATCCTCTCTGTTGGAAACAAAAGCGTGACAGCTAGGAGTTCTCAAATCTCAAACCCAATTGGAATTGAATGCTATGGTATTAAAAATAACATGTCAATAAACTAATGAAagcacatatttttttttgtaacttatgAAAGCACATATTTCTCTAAATGAAAACACATATATTTAACGGATTCAGATATAAAGTTCGACTAGGTTTCACATTTCATTttctataaaacaaaatataattttttttgtgcaaaATCTACTTAAACATATATTTCTGTAAGTGAAAagttttctatatattaatCTTCCTTTAGAAAAATGAACAATAAAACCAAAAGGTATACATCTGCAGGAATGTAGTGGTTAGAGACGCCTACATTTGAAGGGCCTCCCACGGTTCAAACCGTCGATCCATAACACGGAACTGAAAAGAAATAAGGAAAATCAAATTTGTTTAAGTTTTATACTTCAAGAAGCAAAGAATCTCAAGAAAACGAATAATATTTAATGACATTGGACGTCGCTAACAAAAAACCTAAGGTGGAATGACTCAACAGACGTGGACCTTTCGCATCATCATTGGTGTCGACCATCGTATGTTAGATGGTATCAATCTATTTACAATTATGTTCATGTGATGATTATTAGATCGGTTTCGTTTGAGTTAttcaaactatatattaaaactcAATATTCAATACTATTAAGTTATGTAAATGTTTAATCCTTTAGATATGACATTTCAGCATTTAAACCTCAACGGCcaattaaatcaaaactaataCAACCGTTTATGTCATTTCAATCTCGACGCTTCAACCGATTCTGCCATTACAAATCCTTCAACTAACCCAACCAACATAACTCGCATACTTTGTTTaagttcatatttttttgtataatctTGACTCTTTTTACTTTGGCAAATCCTTTATTAAGCTTCTATTCTCATCTACGCACTGGAGAAGTGTCTAGTCAATAAAAGGCAAAGCAGCAACTTTCTTTTTGTGCTTTGTTGTCTCCTTTCTTCTatcttttaaaacaattttacattctttaataaacaaataaaaatctttttttagttgttttataaattttcacgGATTAATTCGAGATTCTACAATACTCGGTGGTTATCGTTTTAGTTAGTTTTCTCTTAAATGTTATACTACTAAAACTAACTAAAAAGAGTTATCTTTACGTATCATTAGTGGTAGTAGTTTTTATCGTATGGACCAAAAAGTCATAATTGTTAGTTTTGGGGGTTTGTGAAAAAGATAGGAATGCTTGTTACCTACTCTTATTAacttctctgtctctctcttctCTGCATCAGTCTCTTTAAGCAAAACTGGGACACAGAAACTTATTAAAAGTCTTCTTAAGGTTTCTCTGTTCGGTCCCTTGTTTTCTTTAAGAAAATGCAGAAGCACAAATGCAAGCTCTGTTCCAAAAGTTTCTGTAATGGCAGAGCACTTGGTGGTCACATGAAGTCCCATTTGGTCTCATCCCACACGCCCACTCGGAAGAAGCTCCTCGGTGACTCGGTttattcctcttcctcttcctcggATGGTAAAACTCAGGCCTACGGGTTGAGAGAGAACC
It encodes:
- the LOC108852520 gene encoding WAT1-related protein At4g16620-like, with protein sequence MMKRGTLEEVGIIGGLVLAQVVYAGNSVLLSQFLSLGVDPLLIVIFCTLASFVLISPLAFLLERNLWPRSLSFKLQTKLVYVSVVGVTLFQWLFLEGMKHTSASMATAMPNLAPAFIFVIAWAAGMEKVKLSCMYSRVKMGGTVLCVMGAFVMSLMHSSTATSSSVKALPIVPDDVVLDKEKILGCICLLLSICCLSSSIVLQASILVEFPAISMFSIVTLIGGISTIALQYVLKGSMEMGSASIIGLGHLVGFAVLGGSVSGGGICFNAWVIKRKGPVIVSLFSPIATVVCVLVSAFSMKESFNLGSFAGMGLMFGGLYFVLWAKGKEDCGEGDEEKEDEEEGSVLRTEFDLEKPLLR